The Edaphobacter sp. 12200R-103 genome contains a region encoding:
- the typA gene encoding translational GTPase TypA, whose protein sequence is MSQQPIRNIAIIAHVDHGKTTLVDAMLRQSGTFRANEAVAERVMDSNDLEKERGITILAKNTAIHYKDSKINIVDTPGHADFGGEVERALKMVDGVVLLVDASEGPLPQTRYVLGKALEAKLTPILVINKIDRPDARPQEVVNEVYDLFIDLDADESVLEFPIIYTNGKQGTATMDLAKPGTDLMPLFDLILDTIPVAPGSPEGDLQVLVTNLDYSDYLGRLAIGRVFNGTLRNGQEVNVSRADGSLTPVKITKLFTYDGLKRTDTDTTEVGDIVAIAGIENITIGDSFCAIEDPKPLPRIKIDEPTIAMVFSVNNGPFAGKEGKLVTSRNIKERLERELLVNVSIKVEDTGSPDSFKVMGRGELQLSVLIENMRREGFELLVSRPTIVTKRIDDKLMEPSEILSVDVPEEFSGTVIQKLGPRKGEMTKMSNHGSGRVRMEFNVPSRGLIGLRNEMLTETRGTIIMNSIAGEYIPYTGEIPQRPSGALISDRQGTTTTYALSGLEDRGVLFVPDGIEVYEGMIVGEHSRDNDLDVNCVREKKLTNMRASGSDDALRLTPYKQLTLEQTIEFIADDELVEVTPKSLRMRKRVLQANRRPRKGQVE, encoded by the coding sequence GTGAGCCAGCAGCCGATTCGCAATATCGCCATCATCGCCCACGTCGACCACGGCAAGACCACGCTTGTGGACGCCATGCTCCGCCAGTCAGGGACCTTCCGGGCTAATGAAGCCGTGGCGGAAAGAGTCATGGACTCGAACGACCTTGAAAAAGAGCGCGGCATCACCATCCTGGCCAAGAACACGGCGATTCACTATAAGGACTCGAAGATTAATATTGTCGACACGCCAGGTCACGCAGACTTCGGCGGCGAGGTGGAACGTGCGCTGAAGATGGTCGATGGCGTCGTTCTACTGGTCGACGCTTCGGAAGGTCCGCTACCGCAGACCCGCTATGTTCTGGGCAAGGCACTCGAGGCCAAGCTGACGCCCATCCTGGTGATCAACAAGATCGACCGTCCTGATGCTCGTCCGCAGGAGGTTGTCAACGAGGTTTATGACCTGTTCATCGATCTTGACGCCGACGAGAGCGTGCTCGAGTTCCCGATCATCTATACCAACGGCAAGCAGGGTACGGCGACGATGGACCTGGCAAAGCCCGGCACGGACCTGATGCCTCTCTTCGACCTGATCCTCGACACGATTCCGGTCGCGCCTGGCTCGCCCGAAGGCGACCTGCAGGTGCTGGTCACCAATCTTGACTACTCGGACTACCTTGGCCGTTTGGCGATCGGCCGTGTCTTCAACGGCACGCTCCGCAATGGGCAGGAGGTCAACGTCTCGCGCGCTGACGGTTCGTTGACGCCGGTCAAGATTACGAAGCTCTTCACCTACGACGGCCTGAAGCGTACCGACACCGATACTACCGAGGTCGGTGACATCGTCGCGATCGCCGGTATCGAAAACATCACCATCGGCGACAGCTTCTGCGCGATCGAAGACCCCAAGCCGCTGCCGCGCATCAAGATTGATGAGCCGACCATTGCGATGGTCTTCTCGGTCAATAACGGTCCGTTTGCCGGCAAGGAAGGCAAGCTGGTTACAAGCCGCAACATCAAGGAGCGGCTGGAACGTGAGCTTCTGGTCAATGTTTCGATCAAAGTTGAGGACACCGGCTCGCCCGACAGCTTCAAAGTAATGGGCCGCGGTGAATTGCAACTCTCGGTGCTGATCGAGAACATGCGCCGCGAAGGCTTCGAGCTTCTGGTCTCGCGTCCGACCATCGTCACCAAGCGTATCGATGACAAGCTGATGGAGCCATCCGAGATTCTGTCGGTCGACGTCCCCGAGGAGTTTTCCGGTACGGTCATCCAGAAGCTTGGGCCGCGCAAGGGCGAGATGACCAAGATGTCGAACCACGGCTCCGGTCGCGTCCGCATGGAATTCAATGTACCGTCGCGCGGTCTGATCGGTCTGCGCAACGAGATGCTGACTGAAACCCGTGGCACCATCATCATGAACTCCATCGCCGGCGAGTACATTCCTTACACCGGCGAGATTCCGCAGCGTCCCTCGGGCGCGCTGATCTCAGACCGGCAGGGAACGACGACGACCTACGCTCTCTCCGGCCTTGAAGACCGCGGCGTCCTGTTTGTTCCCGATGGCATTGAGGTTTACGAGGGCATGATCGTAGGGGAACACTCGCGCGACAACGACCTGGATGTGAACTGCGTGCGTGAGAAGAAGCTGACGAACATGCGTGCTTCGGGCTCCGATGACGCGCTGCGTCTGACGCCCTACAAGCAGTTGACGCTGGAGCAGACAATCGAGTTCATTGCAGATGACGAACTGGTCGAGGTGACACCGAAGTCGCTGCGTATGCGCAAGAGAGTCCTGCAGGCGAACCGGCGTCCCCGTAAAGGGCAGGTGGAGTAA
- a CDS encoding SgcJ/EcaC family oxidoreductase has translation MRRPEDIAEEFQKAWNSHEMTTFAALFCEDATFVNRFGHYVRGIPEIVALHAPIHKTIYSDSLMENEVITAIALGDSVAVVHCWSRLIVGTAHPAGPHAVDTVILAVLRLQPNGWLIQSLENVTLTDPRTGEPVLRR, from the coding sequence ATGAGACGGCCAGAGGACATCGCAGAGGAGTTTCAAAAAGCATGGAACAGTCATGAGATGACGACGTTCGCTGCGCTGTTCTGCGAGGATGCCACGTTCGTGAACCGATTCGGTCACTATGTGCGTGGCATCCCGGAGATCGTAGCTCTGCATGCACCCATCCACAAGACAATCTATAGCGACTCCCTCATGGAGAACGAAGTCATCACTGCAATCGCTCTCGGCGATAGTGTTGCGGTGGTTCACTGCTGGAGCCGTCTCATCGTGGGAACGGCTCATCCTGCGGGGCCGCATGCGGTGGATACCGTGATTCTTGCCGTGCTAAGGCTCCAGCCCAATGGGTGGCTCATCCAGTCGCTTGAAAATGTGACTTTGACAGATCCACGCACGGGCGAACCTGTACTTCGAAGATAA
- a CDS encoding acetylxylan esterase, which yields MAVSLSMVMAVAVFIGGSMPVRAQNPQGVVAGIPVNYDEAKVGAYTLPDALKLNGGKTVTDAKTWWKKRRPEIVSLFETQQYGIAPGRPKGERFEVLERGTPALKGKAIRKRVDIHLSPEPGSPVIHLVEYLPAAAKKAVPMLLCISFSAPSNSIDDPDLPVGEVWDMKTHTKIPANKARAFGKLNAEAILDAGIGISTFYYGDVDPDFAEGFNNGIRKYYLKAGETKRGPEDWGTIAAWAWGMSRVQDYFETDKSVDAKRVAIHGVSRLGKTVMWAGAHDQRFAAVIASCSGEGGAALSHRDYGETIAHLTAPTRYPYQFAENYGKWAGFPDKAPMDANMLIALVAPRPLLLQTGNKDFWSDPKGEFLAAVAAGPVYKLLGRDPLDTETWPEAKQPILHDLSYYMHDGGHGMVPSDWDIYVQFLKMHLHPEQ from the coding sequence TTGGCAGTTTCTCTGAGCATGGTAATGGCCGTGGCAGTGTTTATCGGCGGAAGCATGCCGGTGAGGGCTCAGAATCCGCAGGGTGTCGTCGCCGGGATCCCGGTTAACTATGACGAGGCGAAGGTGGGGGCCTACACTTTGCCGGACGCCTTGAAGTTGAACGGCGGCAAGACCGTCACGGATGCGAAGACCTGGTGGAAGAAGCGTCGGCCAGAGATTGTCTCTCTCTTTGAGACGCAGCAGTATGGCATTGCGCCGGGCCGTCCCAAGGGAGAGCGCTTCGAGGTGCTGGAGAGGGGAACGCCGGCGTTGAAGGGCAAAGCCATCCGAAAGCGCGTTGATATCCATCTTTCTCCGGAACCCGGCTCACCCGTCATTCACCTGGTGGAGTACCTGCCGGCGGCGGCGAAGAAGGCTGTTCCCATGTTGCTCTGCATCAGCTTCAGTGCACCTTCAAACTCCATCGACGATCCAGACCTGCCCGTAGGAGAGGTGTGGGATATGAAAACGCATACGAAGATTCCGGCGAACAAAGCAAGGGCGTTTGGGAAGTTGAATGCTGAAGCCATATTGGATGCGGGTATCGGCATCTCCACGTTCTACTATGGCGATGTCGATCCGGATTTTGCCGAAGGCTTCAATAACGGCATCCGCAAGTACTACCTGAAGGCAGGTGAGACAAAGCGCGGCCCGGAAGACTGGGGTACGATCGCGGCCTGGGCCTGGGGGATGAGCCGCGTTCAGGACTACTTCGAGACCGACAAGAGTGTGGATGCGAAGCGGGTGGCGATTCACGGCGTCTCGCGCCTGGGCAAGACGGTGATGTGGGCGGGAGCGCATGACCAGCGCTTTGCCGCCGTCATCGCGAGCTGCTCGGGCGAGGGCGGTGCGGCCCTAAGTCACAGGGATTACGGCGAGACGATTGCGCATCTCACGGCTCCCACGCGGTATCCGTACCAGTTTGCGGAGAACTATGGAAAATGGGCAGGATTCCCGGACAAGGCCCCGATGGACGCGAACATGTTGATCGCTCTGGTCGCTCCGCGGCCATTGCTGCTACAGACGGGAAACAAGGATTTCTGGTCCGACCCGAAGGGAGAATTTCTGGCAGCGGTGGCTGCAGGCCCGGTCTATAAACTACTGGGCAGGGACCCATTGGATACGGAGACCTGGCCGGAGGCGAAGCAGCCAATTTTGCATGATCTGAGCTACTACATGCACGATGGCGGCCATGGAATGGTCCCATCGGACTGGGACATCTACGTGCAGTTTTTGAAGATGCATCTGCACCCGGAGCAGTAG
- a CDS encoding mandelate racemase/muconate lactonizing enzyme family protein, whose product MFYNRFANRRQMMKSTMALFAAGLLGKGVPKVEAQNSIQNVNKHSSPSTLKITDLRYTVVKKPGPSPCPIIRIDTNQGVYGLGEVRDVANYQYAMVLKSRILGENPLNVDYLFEKIAQFGGVARQAGGVAAIEMALWDITGKVYGAPVYQMLGGKWRDKIRIYADTPEADSPQAFAAKAKGRKDMGLTWIKVDIGTDVLKGRPGTLVEPADQHTNEYDKRLPHMFTGNELTDKGIDVYCEYVSAIREAIGYDMPLSTDHLGHIGVNSVIRLGRAYEKFNLEWMEDVIPWWYTDLLKQITDSTTTPTITGEDIYEIDDFEKLCSTHAVDKIHPDLATSGGILRTHKIGDMAYKYGVPMAMHFAGTPISCMANVHCAAATRNFLALENHSLDVPWWQDLVNEVDKPIIKNGYIPVPDTPGLGVTLNDEVVKQHLAPGVGYFEPTPMWDEKQSFDDQTFS is encoded by the coding sequence ATGTTCTATAACCGCTTCGCAAATCGCCGTCAGATGATGAAGTCCACTATGGCGCTCTTCGCCGCAGGCCTGCTTGGTAAGGGAGTGCCCAAAGTCGAGGCGCAGAACTCGATTCAGAACGTCAACAAGCACTCCAGCCCTTCGACACTCAAGATCACGGACCTGCGCTACACCGTCGTGAAGAAACCCGGCCCAAGCCCCTGCCCCATTATCCGTATCGACACCAACCAGGGCGTCTATGGACTTGGCGAGGTGCGAGACGTCGCCAACTACCAGTACGCTATGGTGCTCAAGTCCCGCATCCTCGGCGAAAATCCCCTCAACGTCGACTATCTCTTTGAAAAAATCGCACAGTTCGGCGGTGTTGCGCGGCAGGCCGGCGGAGTTGCCGCCATCGAGATGGCCCTCTGGGACATCACCGGAAAGGTTTACGGCGCACCCGTATACCAGATGCTCGGCGGCAAGTGGCGCGACAAGATTCGCATCTACGCTGACACCCCCGAGGCCGACTCTCCGCAGGCCTTCGCCGCCAAGGCCAAAGGCCGCAAAGACATGGGCCTCACCTGGATCAAGGTCGACATCGGTACAGACGTCCTCAAAGGCCGCCCCGGCACCCTTGTCGAGCCCGCCGACCAGCACACCAACGAGTACGACAAGCGCCTGCCCCACATGTTCACCGGCAACGAGCTTACCGACAAAGGCATCGACGTCTACTGCGAGTACGTCTCCGCCATCCGCGAAGCCATCGGCTACGACATGCCGCTGTCGACAGACCACCTTGGCCACATCGGCGTCAACTCCGTCATCCGCCTCGGCCGCGCCTACGAGAAGTTCAACCTCGAGTGGATGGAAGACGTTATCCCCTGGTGGTACACCGACCTGCTCAAGCAGATCACCGACTCCACCACCACTCCCACGATTACCGGCGAGGACATCTACGAGATCGATGATTTCGAAAAGCTCTGCAGCACACACGCCGTCGACAAGATCCACCCCGACCTCGCCACCTCAGGCGGCATCCTGCGCACGCACAAGATAGGTGACATGGCCTACAAGTATGGCGTGCCCATGGCCATGCACTTCGCCGGAACTCCCATCTCCTGCATGGCCAACGTGCACTGCGCAGCAGCCACCAGAAACTTCCTCGCACTCGAGAACCACTCGCTCGACGTCCCGTGGTGGCAGGACCTGGTCAATGAAGTCGACAAACCGATCATCAAGAACGGCTACATCCCCGTACCCGATACACCGGGCCTCGGCGTAACGCTCAACGACGAGGTCGTCAAACAACACCTGGCCCCCGGTGTAGGGTATTTTGAACCGACGCCGATGTGGGATGAGAAACAATCCTTCGACGACCAGACATTCAGCTGA
- a CDS encoding glycoside hydrolase family 130 protein: protein MLRAAGIAFILSCAVIPGSSIAQTASHAPGNDWQIGPFTRPVNAPVIRPRLESTFTDPISGKLVHWEALHTFNPAAIVKDGKIYVLYRAEDDTGAMVIGEHTSRLGLAESEDGIHFKRLPEPVFYPDHDSQQQNEVPGGVEDPRIVERENGTYVLTYTQWARSRGVYSVGIATSKDLRTWTKHGKAFGSEGKYGALKYKSAAIVTKRVGDRLIAAKIKGKYWMYWGEIQIRLATSTDLIHWTPVEDASGKPVELLKDRPGKFDSAFPESGPPPLLTENGIVVIYNAKNAEKGSGDSSLAPGMYSVGEALFAADDPTKLKARVDQPVFRPEEAFERSGQYAAGTTFAEGLVLFRHQLSLYYGCADSFVGVAIAPEPKSLQ, encoded by the coding sequence ATGCTGCGTGCCGCTGGGATTGCATTCATTCTTTCGTGTGCTGTCATTCCAGGCAGCTCTATCGCACAGACCGCATCTCATGCGCCGGGAAATGATTGGCAGATAGGCCCATTTACGCGGCCAGTAAATGCGCCGGTGATCCGTCCGCGCCTCGAGTCGACCTTTACCGATCCCATCTCGGGAAAGCTGGTGCACTGGGAGGCGCTGCATACCTTCAACCCAGCCGCGATCGTGAAGGACGGCAAGATCTATGTCCTGTATCGCGCGGAAGATGACACGGGAGCGATGGTGATCGGCGAACACACCTCCCGCCTCGGGCTGGCCGAGAGCGAGGATGGGATTCACTTCAAGCGCCTGCCGGAGCCGGTATTTTACCCAGATCATGATAGCCAGCAGCAGAATGAGGTGCCGGGAGGAGTGGAAGACCCGAGAATTGTCGAGCGCGAGAACGGTACGTACGTGCTGACTTACACGCAGTGGGCGCGCTCGCGCGGCGTTTATTCCGTCGGTATTGCGACGTCAAAGGACCTGCGCACGTGGACCAAGCACGGCAAGGCGTTCGGGTCTGAGGGCAAGTATGGAGCCCTGAAGTACAAGTCTGCGGCAATCGTGACGAAGCGCGTCGGAGACCGATTAATTGCGGCAAAGATCAAAGGCAAATACTGGATGTACTGGGGCGAGATCCAGATTCGTCTAGCGACCTCGACGGATCTGATTCACTGGACGCCGGTGGAAGACGCGAGCGGCAAGCCAGTCGAATTGTTGAAAGATAGGCCAGGGAAGTTTGACAGCGCGTTCCCGGAGAGCGGACCTCCTCCGCTACTGACGGAGAACGGGATTGTGGTGATCTACAACGCAAAAAATGCAGAGAAGGGCAGCGGCGATTCTTCTCTGGCGCCTGGAATGTATTCGGTGGGCGAGGCGCTGTTCGCAGCGGACGATCCGACGAAGCTGAAGGCGCGCGTCGATCAGCCCGTCTTCCGTCCGGAAGAGGCGTTTGAGAGATCGGGCCAGTACGCTGCGGGAACTACCTTCGCCGAGGGGCTAGTGCTGTTCCGGCACCAGTTGTCTCTCTACTACGGCTGTGCGGATTCCTTTGTCGGGGTAGCGATCGCGCCCGAGCCGAAGAGCCTGCAGTAG
- a CDS encoding ABC transporter permease, producing MQSILPDLRYGWRQLRKSPGFAITAVLTLALGIGATTALFSIVDGVLLKPLAYRDSGRLVAVWERVRFLEKFFPYTGPNPRHAEIWKRHARSFSDMSMLQANSVGVSRGEADHPSLIGRVVAQPNLLDLLGVQPFIGRNFLPEEATDGHQHVVILTWRLWQNIFHGDRDAVGKTILLAGSPYHVVGVLPREFYFPKANELTSSPIARQLPEIELISPLVIDPSRNYGWMSDFGNYVVLGRLKPGVSVVQAQQELNLLAEDILRQVPPSQLDDPAKFALSAYVQPMKEAIVGKTASRLWLLFAAVASVLLIACVNLANAQLARFAAHDREAAVRCALGASSSRLLQNALAEIALLSCAGGLFGIALAFVAVRWFARYAQLAIPRMGTVSINFGVLVLSITLTVGAAFIFGLLPALRLLRIRPQQVLQNTSRTGGPRWSNTLRRWLVGTQVFFCVTLLLIAGLFAKSLIRLTSFDKGFSTDHVVAADVFLQGKTFDDASRASFDDGVLTKLRSLPGVQSAALTSAMLLEGETWIDGVTPTDQADRSHALANYRWISPDYFVTLQQRILAGRTLNEHDRGTRNAVISEATARAVWPGRDAVGRQFKRNGNLSTVVGVVADAHNNSLREAPVNMVYLPYWENPPRATYLLVRGSQNSASLMESVRTTIWNYNPDVTIARVHTLTSQVDDSLAPEHLETAILIAFGSAALLLALLGIYGTLSYAVQTRTQEVGIRMALGASRRDIYVMMMRTVMPAVLTGLALGWAASLGAGKSLATLLYDTKAGDPVVIFSVLLLFLFASIAASFLPSWKAAKIEPMEALRAE from the coding sequence ATGCAGTCAATTCTCCCGGACCTTCGCTACGGATGGCGGCAGTTGCGAAAATCGCCCGGCTTCGCCATCACCGCAGTCCTGACCCTTGCCTTAGGCATCGGAGCCACCACTGCCCTGTTCAGCATCGTCGATGGCGTCCTGCTCAAACCTCTTGCTTATCGGGATAGCGGCAGGTTGGTAGCGGTCTGGGAGCGGGTTCGGTTTCTGGAAAAGTTCTTCCCATATACCGGGCCGAATCCTCGACATGCCGAGATATGGAAAAGACACGCTAGATCCTTCAGCGACATGAGCATGCTGCAAGCCAACTCCGTCGGGGTAAGTCGTGGAGAAGCCGATCATCCCTCGCTGATCGGCAGGGTCGTCGCACAACCTAACCTTCTCGATCTCCTCGGAGTGCAACCATTCATCGGCCGGAACTTCCTTCCCGAAGAGGCAACGGACGGTCATCAACATGTCGTCATCCTGACCTGGCGGCTATGGCAGAATATCTTTCACGGCGACCGCGATGCCGTCGGAAAGACCATCCTTCTAGCAGGTTCCCCCTACCACGTCGTGGGAGTTCTTCCACGCGAGTTTTACTTTCCCAAAGCGAACGAGTTGACGTCATCTCCAATCGCCCGGCAGCTACCTGAAATCGAGCTGATCTCTCCTCTTGTGATCGATCCCAGCAGAAACTACGGGTGGATGAGCGACTTTGGCAACTATGTTGTCCTTGGTCGCCTCAAGCCGGGGGTATCCGTCGTGCAGGCACAGCAGGAACTGAATTTGCTTGCTGAAGATATCCTGCGGCAGGTCCCTCCAAGCCAACTCGACGACCCTGCCAAATTTGCCTTGTCTGCCTACGTGCAGCCGATGAAGGAGGCCATCGTGGGCAAAACGGCTTCCCGCCTGTGGCTCCTTTTTGCTGCCGTTGCCAGCGTTTTGCTGATCGCATGCGTCAATTTAGCCAATGCACAGCTCGCACGCTTCGCCGCTCACGATCGTGAGGCAGCGGTCCGCTGCGCTCTGGGAGCTTCCTCTTCCCGGCTGCTGCAAAACGCGCTGGCGGAAATTGCACTGCTCTCCTGCGCTGGAGGTCTGTTCGGCATTGCTCTTGCCTTCGTCGCAGTCCGTTGGTTTGCGCGGTATGCGCAGCTTGCAATTCCGCGCATGGGAACTGTCTCCATCAACTTCGGTGTCCTAGTGCTCTCCATCACGCTGACCGTGGGCGCGGCATTCATCTTTGGCTTGCTTCCTGCACTACGCCTTCTTCGCATACGTCCACAACAGGTCCTGCAGAACACCAGCCGCACGGGCGGTCCGCGATGGAGCAATACCCTCCGCCGATGGCTTGTGGGAACACAGGTCTTCTTCTGCGTCACCCTGCTGCTGATCGCAGGTCTGTTCGCAAAGAGCCTTATCCGTCTCACCAGCTTCGACAAAGGCTTCTCTACCGATCATGTCGTCGCCGCCGACGTCTTTCTACAGGGCAAAACATTCGACGATGCCTCACGTGCCAGCTTTGATGATGGCGTCCTCACGAAGTTACGTTCTCTCCCAGGAGTGCAATCCGCAGCCCTGACCAGCGCGATGCTGCTGGAAGGCGAAACCTGGATCGACGGCGTTACACCTACGGACCAGGCTGACCGAAGTCATGCGCTGGCCAACTATCGGTGGATCAGTCCGGACTACTTCGTCACCCTGCAGCAACGAATCCTCGCGGGCCGCACCCTGAACGAACATGACCGTGGCACCAGAAACGCTGTCATCTCCGAAGCAACCGCTCGCGCCGTCTGGCCGGGGCGTGATGCTGTGGGCCGGCAATTTAAACGCAATGGAAACCTCTCCACCGTCGTGGGAGTCGTGGCCGACGCACACAACAACTCTCTTCGCGAAGCTCCGGTCAACATGGTTTATCTTCCGTACTGGGAGAATCCTCCACGAGCGACTTACCTGCTTGTACGCGGCTCGCAGAATTCCGCATCTCTGATGGAGTCGGTGCGCACCACCATCTGGAACTACAATCCAGACGTCACAATCGCTCGGGTACACACGCTGACCTCGCAGGTGGACGACTCACTTGCCCCGGAGCATCTTGAAACCGCTATCCTCATCGCCTTCGGAAGCGCAGCACTGCTGCTCGCCCTCCTTGGCATCTACGGAACTCTGAGCTATGCGGTCCAGACACGCACGCAGGAGGTTGGAATCCGCATGGCCCTGGGAGCATCCCGGCGCGACATCTACGTGATGATGATGAGGACCGTCATGCCCGCAGTCCTCACCGGCCTTGCCCTGGGTTGGGCCGCGAGCCTCGGCGCAGGAAAGAGCCTTGCAACTCTCCTCTACGATACGAAGGCAGGCGATCCAGTGGTGATCTTCTCGGTGCTTCTTCTATTCCTCTTCGCATCCATCGCAGCATCGTTTCTTCCTTCGTGGAAGGCTGCAAAGATCGAGCCCATGGAAGCGCTGCGCGCCGAATAA
- a CDS encoding superoxide dismutase produces MAYELPPLPYDYAALEPHIDEATMKLHHDKHHQAYVTNLNGAVEKHPELGSKTPEELLENLSAVPEDVRKTVQNNGGGHVNHTMFWQIMKAKGGGEPTGAIADQIKADFGDFESFKKKFNESTAKQFGSGWGWLVFKGGKLEVVTTANQDNPLSQGLYPILGNDVWEHAYYLKYQNKRPDYLIAWWNTVNWDEVNKRFAAAKNYKK; encoded by the coding sequence GTGGCTTACGAACTTCCCCCTCTGCCCTACGACTACGCCGCGCTGGAGCCCCACATCGACGAAGCTACGATGAAGCTGCATCACGACAAGCATCACCAGGCTTATGTCACCAATCTGAACGGCGCGGTCGAAAAGCACCCTGAACTGGGCAGCAAGACTCCCGAGGAGCTTCTCGAAAACCTCAGCGCTGTTCCGGAGGATGTGCGCAAAACTGTGCAGAACAACGGGGGCGGCCACGTCAATCACACCATGTTCTGGCAGATCATGAAAGCCAAGGGCGGCGGAGAGCCCACGGGCGCGATCGCGGACCAGATCAAGGCCGACTTTGGCGACTTCGAGTCATTCAAAAAGAAGTTCAACGAGAGCACGGCCAAGCAGTTCGGCTCCGGCTGGGGCTGGCTCGTATTCAAGGGTGGCAAGCTCGAGGTCGTCACCACGGCCAACCAGGACAACCCCCTCTCACAGGGCCTCTATCCCATCCTCGGCAACGACGTCTGGGAGCACGCTTACTACCTCAAGTACCAGAACAAGCGCCCCGACTATCTCATTGCGTGGTGGAACACCGTTAACTGGGACGAGGTTAACAAGCGTTTCGCCGCCGCAAAGAACTATAAGAAGTAA